The nucleotide window CTGGAGCAGTACAGCGCCACCAAGTCTTGGAGAAATGAATATCTTCGGCAATGTCACCGCATCAGAAAAAGACCCTAATGACATCGACGCAGCTGCTTTGAACGTCGTGGTAAGAAATATCGCCGGCGACAGTTTGACAGGTTCAAAAGGCTTAATCATCATTCCTCAACTTCTTGACAACAACGGTAGAAAAGTGGAATTTGAAGGCGCAGCATTGGAGACCATTATGGAAATTTCCAGCGGCGGAACTAAAATCTCAAAGTCTAAAAACCTAATGCAAGACCCAGCTTTCCGAGGTTTCACCATCAAGTATTCATCACTTCCGAGAGAAAAAATCTTCGAAGATAAAATCGATATCAAACTATCTGTAAAAACAACCAAGAAGCTTTTGCAGATGATAAAAATGGGTGTTCCAGTCAATGGTCAAGCACTTTACACACCGCCAGCTCCGGTTGTCTCAGATTCGATTCAGGCGCCGCCACCACAAATTGACCCTCAAACTGGAGAAACTGTGGTTCCACCGCCAGCGCCTGTGAAAAATACAGCTGACCCAAAAGCCACAGTGACCAAATTTTTGAATAACCTTTCTACTCAGAACTTCAAAGCGGCCTTTGATGCTGCGGATAATCCAAATTGGGGTTCTTACGACAAATTCTCAAATCCAAATTCCGGTTTCGGTTCTGTGAAGAATATCAATGTGAAAAATATTGCAGTTCCATATAACAAAGACAATTCAGCCAATGTAAACGTCACCTACGACGTGACAGACAAAAATGGAAAAGTTTCTTCCCTGAATGTCACTTACGGTTTGAAAGCGGTCAACAACACCTGGAAAATCACAACCTACAAAATCAACAATTAAAAATAAATAATGGCGTCAGCAGAACTCATCCACAAACTAGAACAAACCATAGAAAACATCCCAGATTTTCCAATTCCGGGAATCCAATTCAAAGATATCTGTCCCATTTTCCTTCAGCCAAAACTATATGAAGAAGTGATTGCAGACCTTGCAGAGTTCAGCCGTGGAAAAATTGACGTCGTTTGCGGAATCGAAAGCCGCGGCTACCTTTTCGGAATTGCAATCGCTGTCGCTTTGGATGTTCCTTTTGTACTCATCAGAAAAGCAGGAAAATTGCCGCCGCCATTCATCAGTGAAAAATATGACCTCGAATATGGCTCAGCAGAAATCGAGATGAAAACGGGACATCTTAAAGAAGGTCAACGCGTTTTGATTCACGACGACCTTTTGGCAACAGGCGGAACGACGGAAGCTGCTGCGAAATTAGTTGCAAAACAAGGTGCAATCCCAACACAATTCAGTTTTTTGATTGATTTAAAAGAATTGAACGGCGAAGAAAGATTATCAAAATTTGGGGCAGAAGTCTATTCTATCCTCAATTATTAAAGAATTTTCGTACTAAAAAAAGAATTTTTGCAAATCAAAACTAAAACATTAAATTTGCACTTCATTTACTAAAAAATTATGGCAGATCTACATAACAAAAAAAACGAACAAGAAGGAAAAGAAACTGTAGAATTCTTTAGAGACCTTGATAAAGAAGCACTTAACATCGAAGGCTTTTTAGAAAAAAATGCCAAAGTGTTGAGCATTGGTTTCGGTATTTTGATCGTTGCAGTTTTAGGCTGGTTCGGTTATCAGCAGTTCATTCTTGGTCCTAAAAACGAAGAAGCTACTAAAAGCTACCTCTCTGCTCAGAAGAATTTGGCAGAAGGAAAAGAAGACCTTGCTCTTGGTGGAAAATCTGTTGCAAACCCAGGATTCTTGGGAACGTTTGACCAATACGGAAGTACAAAAGCTGGTAAATTGGCAGCTTACAACGCTGGATTGATCGAGTTCAAAAAAGGAAACTATCAGAAAGCTTACGATCTATTGGACAAATTCAGCTCTGGAAACAAAGTTTTGGTGGCGCTTAAATATGGTGCAATGGCAGACTGTCTTTCTAACCTGAACAAAAGCGACGATGCGCTGGCAATGGCAGACAAAGCTTCTTCTGCTTCAGACGACGCTTACACCTCTTACTATTTCACAAAGAAAGCAGGAATGTTGGCTTTGGCACTTAAGAAAAATGCAGATGCTAAAAAATATTTCGCAGCGATCGACGAGAAATATCAGGATTATGACAACGGTCAATCCGATGCATTTATCGAAATGACAAAATATTATTAAAATATAAAAAAATATGGCTACTGTAAATCTTTCAGATTACAAACCGCTCAACATTTCCAATGCCGATGAATATTCAATCGGCATTGTTGTTTCTGAGTGGAACGACTTCATCACCTACAACCTTCGAAACGGCGCTTTGGAAACCCTGAAAGCCGAAGGCATCAAGGAAGAGAACATTCACATCCACTACGTTCCCGGCGCGTTCGAATTGAGTTTTGCGACAATGAAACTTTGCCGCTCTGGCAGATTTGCTGCCGTGATAGCGATTGGAAACGTCATCCGCGGCGAAACACCTCACTTCGAGTTCGTATGTTCCGGCGTGACGCAAGGCATCAAGGACTGTAACATTCTGACCGACACACCAGCTATTTTCTGCGTTTTGACAGATGATAACAAAGAACAATCCATCGCGAGAAGCGGCGGAAGTCTCGGAAACAAAGGTGTAGAAGCAGCCGTGACCGCTTTGAAAATGATAGACTTCAACAAGAATTCGAATTAGAATTGATGTCTTAAAATTTTTAGGAGCTATTTCCTGCTGTCCACTGTATCTTTTTTTTCCAAAGCTAAATTCCAGCCGCAAAAAAAGGATGCCGTTTCCATCAGGGCTATTAATAATTGAGATTCAAAAAAATTTGCATAGATATCAAAAAGAAAGTATTAATTTTAAAACACAAAATATTACAAGATGAAATGGACAAACGACAGAAGTGGCAACTTCGATGACAGACGTGGCTCAGGTGGCGGAGGCGGAATGCTGGTCGGCGGAGGATTGGGCACGATCATCATTGCGGCAATTGTCTTCTTTTTAGGAGGAGATCCGTCAGCTATTTTAAACAACGGCGCATCTTCATCACAACAGACCGAGCAAAGACAACTCTCCAAAGAAGAACTTAGCATAGGAGAATTTGTAAATATGACCACTGCTCTTAATGAAGAAACCTGGAATAAAATCTTTCAGGAAAATGGTATGCAATTCAAACCGGCCAAAGTTGTTCTTTTTGAAAATGGAACACAATCCGGTTGTGGAGCTGCCCAATCAGAAATGGGACCTTTCTATTGTCCGGCGGACCAAACCATCTATATGGATATGAGTTTCTTCAACGAGCTTCAGCAGAAGTTTGGAGCCAAGGTGGGACAATTCACGGTAGCTTACGTTTTAGGTCACGAATATGGACATCACATTCAAACCTTATTAGGAACCACTCAAAAAGTAAATCAACTAAGAGGACGATATTCTGAATCTGAAATGAACAAGGTTTCCGTCGCTACAGAACTTCAAGCGGATTTCTACGCCGGATTGTGGGCAAAACAAACCGACAACCGCGAGAAAATATTAGAACCTGGCGACATCCAACAAGCGATGAGCGCTGCAGCGGCCGTTGGCGATGATAACATTCAGAAGAGAGCGCAAGGTTATGTGAACCAAGAAAGCTTTACACACGGTTCTTCTGCACAGAGAGAAGAATGGTTTATGAAAGGTTACAATTCTGGCGACATCAGACAAGGTGATACCTTCGATGCGCTTTTGAGATAAATTTTTATATTCATTAAATTATTTTAGAGATATCAAAAAACCACTGTCATTCAGTGGTTTTTTCATTTAAATTAAATGCCTAACTTTTATTTCTCCCAAACCTTTTCAATCTCCTCAAGAGATTTTCCTTTGGTCTCAGGAACCCATTTCCATACGAAGAATAGGGACAGAACACTCATCACACCATAAAATCCATAGGTAAATGCACCACTGAATTCCATCATAAAAGGATAAGTAGATGAAATTAAATAATTTGCGGCCCATTGTGCAGCAACAGCAATTGCAATGGCACTCCCTCTGATTTTATTAGGGAAAATTTCAGAGATCAAAACCCAGCAAATTGGTCCCCAAGACATCATAAATGAAGCCGTATAAACGATGATAAAGACCAAAGTGGCAATTCCAATAATCTGATAATAAGATAAAATTGCAATGGCAAACATTCCAATCGCCATCCCTATAGATCCTACTATTAACAATGGTTTTCTTCCCCACTTATCTACCGTGAAAATGGCGATAACAGTAAATATAACATTCACCAATCCCATCACAACAGTTTGTAACATCGATGAATCTTTGTGAACACCCATACTTTCGAAAATCCTTGGTGCGTAATATAATGCCACATTAATACCCACAAATTGTTGGAAAACTGAAAGTAAGATCCCGATAATGATCACGGTCTTACCGAAGGCAAAAATTACACTTTTATGTTCAACAACAGTACTTTTTATTTCCGAGAAAATTTCTCTTCCGCGGGCTTCACCATTAATTTTAGTTAAAATTTTAAGCGCCTCTCCATCTCTATTAATAAAAGTCAGATAACGTGGCGTTTCAGGGACGAAGAACAATAGAATTCCGAAGAGCGCAGACGGAATTGTCAGTGATAAAAACATATATCTCCATCCTACTTCGTTGATCCATTCTACGGTTTGCCCACTTGCGATTCCCCAGTTAACGAAGTAAACCACAAGCATCCCGAATATGATGGCAAATTGATTAAGAGACACTAATTTTCCACGTATTTCTGCAGGCGCAATCTCACCAATGTACATCGGACAGACCGCCGAAGCCAATCCTACACCGATTCCACCAATGATCCTGTAAAAATTAAATGCCAACAAAACACCCATCGAATGTTCGCCATGTTTGAAGAATAAAAATTCAGGATACGCGGCTCCTAAAGCACTGATGAAGAACAAAAATGCAGAAAGCATCAATGATTTTTTTCTCCCCAGCTTTGTAGAGATCATTCCGGAAACAGCGCCACCGATGATGCATCCAATCAACGCACTCGAAATGGTCGCTCCGTGTGCCAGTGCACTCAAGCCTAATGGAATGATCAGATAGTCTTGAATCGATTTCTCGGCTCCGGAAATCACGGCGGTGTCATAACCAAACAAAAGTCCTCCCAAAGTGGCAACCAACGTGAGTACAGTAACGTACAGCATATTGATCTGCGCCTTTGTCCCGGAAGAGTATTTTGGACCAGAATCTATTATTTGCATAGTCGTATTTGATAAATTTAAAATGAAATTACCGAAATATTACAATAGACACTTGATTAATTATTAGATTGATGAAAATCAGTCAGAAACTTTATTACTCTAATACAATTAATAGTATTCTTATGTAAAAAACAATGGCTTTAAGATAGAAATATTATCAATTAATAATGTTCTTCAGTGAAATTAATTTAAATTTAATGTTAAGGTCTTGTAATAAAAATCTAGCATCTCACTCATTTTTATTACTTAAGGAATAATATATAACTTGTAGAAAAGACTTCCTTAAATATGATAAGACCTATAATTTCGGGGATTATTGGGCATTTTTCAAATTTACATTTCTACAAATTTCACTTGCAACAGGCCGATTATACTATTTAATCGAATAATATCTCCTCCTCCACATTTGTATTTTTCAACAACTGTAGATAAATATAAAAGAAATATACTTAGATTAAGTACTAGAATTGAGAAGTAATAAAACAAAAAACCTTGACAATCATTCGATTATCAAGGCTATTTTGTACCCCAGACGGGACTTGAACCCGTACGTCCTTACGGACACAGGATTTTAAGTCCTGCGTGTCTACCAGTTCCACCACCAGGGCGAGGGTGGAGCGAAAAACGGGACTCGAACCCGCGACCCCGACCTTGGCAAGGTCGTGCTCTACCAGCTGAGCTATTTTCGCATAAAAAAAATTCCTAATTGCTTAGAAATTTTTAGCATTGTGCGGATGAAGGGACTCGAACCCCCACGCGGTGAAGCACCAGATCCTAAGTCTGGCATGGCTACCAATTACATCACATCCGCATTATTTTGAAGAACTTCTTTTCTTTTGTTTTGGTGAGTGCAAATATAGAGACTTTTCATATTACCTCCAAAATTATTTCTATATTTTTTTAAAGTTTTTTCAACGGTTGCTTTTGGACTACATCGATAGTTTTTTATTACCTTTACACTCTTAAAACATTTACGAGACATGGAATTAACAGGAACAATCAAGAAGATTTCTGATTTACAAACATTTGCAAGCGGATTTCAAAAAAAAGAACTCGTTCTTTTGACTGAAGAACAGTATCCACAACCAATCAATATCGAATTTACCCAAGATAAAGTTGATTTGCTGAACGCATACAAAGTTGGAGATAGCGTAAAAGTTCATATCAATATCAGAGGAAGAGAATGGACAAGTCCTCAAGGTGAAGTAAAGTATTTCAACTCTATCGTAGGATGGAGAATGGAAAAAGGTGGTGCTTCCGATTTCAACGAGCCTACTCAAGCAACTCCAAGTCAAGGTCAACCGGCTGCTGAGAACAAGAACGTTTTCGCAGAGGACGAAGATGACGATTTGCCATTCTAAGATTTTTAGAATCAATCTATAATAAATCCCTGCATTTTTGATAAAAGATGCAGGGATTCTTTTTATATTTCAACTTTGAAATCGTCTATGGAAATCTTTAAAATCATTGAACCCAAAACTTCAAAAGTTCCCATAATCATTAGTGTTCCTCACGCAGGCACTTTCATTCCAGAAGATATTAAATTTAAAATGAATCCCGAATTGTCTGATAAATTGGACGACACAGACTGGTTCATCGATAAGCTTTATGGTTTTGCAACTGACTTGGGAATTACAATTATTAAAGCCAATTACAGCAGATGGGTTGTCGACCTTAATAGAAATCCAGAAAACCAACCACTTTACAATGACGGAAGAGTGATTACGGATGTTGTGACCGTGACGGATTTTAATGGAAATCAGATTTATAAAAATAATTACATTCCGGATTCTCAGGAAGTTGCAAGACGCATTGAATTGTATCACAAACCTTATCACGAGAAATTGGAAGAACTTTTACAACAGACAAAAGCTGAATTCGGGAAAGTTTTGTTGTTTGATGCGCATTCGATAAGGAAGTCTGTTCCGGGAATTCGTTCTGAGGATTTTCCGGATTTGATTCTTGGCGATAACGATGAAACTTCTGCAAGTTCTGAATTAATAAGCACAACAATCTATTCTCTAAAAAGCACAGGTTACGAGTTTTCTCACAATCATCCTTTCAAAGGTGGTTACATCACGAGAAGTTTTGGAAAACCTACAGAAAACATTCACGCTTTGCAACTGGAAATGTGCAAGACGAATTATATGGATGCTTCGGAAATGAGTTATGACGAGACTAATGCGGAGAGAATTCAGGTGGTTTTGAAAGAGACTTTGGTAAATCTTATCGAGCAAATGAAATTTATTTGACTTTGATAATATTACCATATAGTTTGTCATTCAGCAGGAAACCTAGCGAAGTGGTTCGACGAAGTAAATCAAGATTGTTTAGAGTCCTACGGAATGACAAAATAATGTTTTTATCGCAAAATTTGAATTTATGTTGAATCTGCAGCCCGACTTGAGCGGAAATCCTTTTTTGCGGCTGGTAAAGCTTAGGCAAAAAGATTGGGAGCGGAAGGCGGAAAAGCTGCCCAAATAATAAAAAATGGCTTCGAGAGCCTCAGCCTGACAAATTAAATACAAATACTATTACTTATAAAATGTACACATTCAAAGGATTACTGACCGAAAACGGATGGATGGAAAATGCTTTTGTAAAGCTGGACAATGCCGGAAATATCACTGAACTGAAAACCGTGGAAAAACCCGAAGGCGAATACGTTGACGGCTATGTTTTGCCGGGATTTCAGAATGCGCATTCACACGCTTTTCAGTATGCGATGTGCGGCTTGGCGGAATATTTTGAAGGCTCGGAAGTTCCCGATGATTTCTGGAGCTGGCGCGATGCGATGTACCGAATTGCGTTATCTCTTTCGCCGGAGCAAATGGAAGATGTGGCGGCGATGTTGTACGCAGAAATGCTGCGAAACGGTTATACATCGGTGGCAGAATTCCATTATGTGCATCACGATAAAGACGGAAAAGCTTATCAAAATCTCTCCGAAATGGGTGAAAGATTGGTTGCTGCCGCGAAAAGAGTTGGGATTAGAATCACGTTGATTCCGATGT belongs to Chryseobacterium sp. KACC 21268 and includes:
- the xylE gene encoding D-xylose transporter XylE; protein product: MQIIDSGPKYSSGTKAQINMLYVTVLTLVATLGGLLFGYDTAVISGAEKSIQDYLIIPLGLSALAHGATISSALIGCIIGGAVSGMISTKLGRKKSLMLSAFLFFISALGAAYPEFLFFKHGEHSMGVLLAFNFYRIIGGIGVGLASAVCPMYIGEIAPAEIRGKLVSLNQFAIIFGMLVVYFVNWGIASGQTVEWINEVGWRYMFLSLTIPSALFGILLFFVPETPRYLTFINRDGEALKILTKINGEARGREIFSEIKSTVVEHKSVIFAFGKTVIIIGILLSVFQQFVGINVALYYAPRIFESMGVHKDSSMLQTVVMGLVNVIFTVIAIFTVDKWGRKPLLIVGSIGMAIGMFAIAILSYYQIIGIATLVFIIVYTASFMMSWGPICWVLISEIFPNKIRGSAIAIAVAAQWAANYLISSTYPFMMEFSGAFTYGFYGVMSVLSLFFVWKWVPETKGKSLEEIEKVWEK
- a CDS encoding N-formylglutamate amidohydrolase, with amino-acid sequence MEIFKIIEPKTSKVPIIISVPHAGTFIPEDIKFKMNPELSDKLDDTDWFIDKLYGFATDLGITIIKANYSRWVVDLNRNPENQPLYNDGRVITDVVTVTDFNGNQIYKNNYIPDSQEVARRIELYHKPYHEKLEELLQQTKAEFGKVLLFDAHSIRKSVPGIRSEDFPDLILGDNDETSASSELISTTIYSLKSTGYEFSHNHPFKGGYITRSFGKPTENIHALQLEMCKTNYMDASEMSYDETNAERIQVVLKETLVNLIEQMKFI
- a CDS encoding tetratricopeptide repeat protein, with amino-acid sequence MADLHNKKNEQEGKETVEFFRDLDKEALNIEGFLEKNAKVLSIGFGILIVAVLGWFGYQQFILGPKNEEATKSYLSAQKNLAEGKEDLALGGKSVANPGFLGTFDQYGSTKAGKLAAYNAGLIEFKKGNYQKAYDLLDKFSSGNKVLVALKYGAMADCLSNLNKSDDALAMADKASSASDDAYTSYYFTKKAGMLALALKKNADAKKYFAAIDEKYQDYDNGQSDAFIEMTKYY
- a CDS encoding adenine phosphoribosyltransferase, translated to MASAELIHKLEQTIENIPDFPIPGIQFKDICPIFLQPKLYEEVIADLAEFSRGKIDVVCGIESRGYLFGIAIAVALDVPFVLIRKAGKLPPPFISEKYDLEYGSAEIEMKTGHLKEGQRVLIHDDLLATGGTTEAAAKLVAKQGAIPTQFSFLIDLKELNGEERLSKFGAEVYSILNY
- a CDS encoding DUF3127 domain-containing protein encodes the protein MELTGTIKKISDLQTFASGFQKKELVLLTEEQYPQPINIEFTQDKVDLLNAYKVGDSVKVHINIRGREWTSPQGEVKYFNSIVGWRMEKGGASDFNEPTQATPSQGQPAAENKNVFAEDEDDDLPF
- a CDS encoding NTF2-like N-terminal transpeptidase domain-containing protein, giving the protein MKFIKYCLLISLLIFTVSCKKTKVDGSNRMSFQESINDMASSLPTLKQVKFNEALYILKTFGVEADGDIAEITALGKLLNGKKTEDIFKMADEVAQKNNITWSSTAPPSLGEMNIFGNVTASEKDPNDIDAAALNVVVRNIAGDSLTGSKGLIIIPQLLDNNGRKVEFEGAALETIMEISSGGTKISKSKNLMQDPAFRGFTIKYSSLPREKIFEDKIDIKLSVKTTKKLLQMIKMGVPVNGQALYTPPAPVVSDSIQAPPPQIDPQTGETVVPPPAPVKNTADPKATVTKFLNNLSTQNFKAAFDAADNPNWGSYDKFSNPNSGFGSVKNINVKNIAVPYNKDNSANVNVTYDVTDKNGKVSSLNVTYGLKAVNNTWKITTYKINN
- a CDS encoding neutral zinc metallopeptidase is translated as MKWTNDRSGNFDDRRGSGGGGGMLVGGGLGTIIIAAIVFFLGGDPSAILNNGASSSQQTEQRQLSKEELSIGEFVNMTTALNEETWNKIFQENGMQFKPAKVVLFENGTQSGCGAAQSEMGPFYCPADQTIYMDMSFFNELQQKFGAKVGQFTVAYVLGHEYGHHIQTLLGTTQKVNQLRGRYSESEMNKVSVATELQADFYAGLWAKQTDNREKILEPGDIQQAMSAAAAVGDDNIQKRAQGYVNQESFTHGSSAQREEWFMKGYNSGDIRQGDTFDALLR
- the ribH gene encoding 6,7-dimethyl-8-ribityllumazine synthase, translated to MATVNLSDYKPLNISNADEYSIGIVVSEWNDFITYNLRNGALETLKAEGIKEENIHIHYVPGAFELSFATMKLCRSGRFAAVIAIGNVIRGETPHFEFVCSGVTQGIKDCNILTDTPAIFCVLTDDNKEQSIARSGGSLGNKGVEAAVTALKMIDFNKNSN